In the Bombiscardovia apis genome, TATCTGGAGTCTCAGCCCATCAACGGGTCGGCGGCCTTAGGGTCGTTCGTGTGAAAGCACGGCCAAGCGTTGGAGAGGCCTGACTCGGCGGTGAAAACCGTCTGCGTTTCAGATAACGACAGAATAGTAAAGGATTAGCAATGACTAACGTTCAGCGCTCCCGCCGTCAGGTTCGCCTGTCGCGCGCCCTGGGCATCGCACTGACCCCTAAGGCTCAGCGCCTGTTCGAGAAGCGTCCTTATGCTCCTGGTGAGCACGGCCGCACTCGTCGTCGTACCGAGTCCGATTACGCCATCCGTCTGCGCGAAAAGCAGCGTTTACGGGCACAGTATGGTGTTTCCGAGAAGCAGCTGCGCGCAGCTTATGAGCGCGGCACCAAAGAGTCGGGTCAGACCGGCGATGCCATGATGCGTGACCTCGAGTCCCGTCTGGATGCTTTGGTTTTGCGTGCCGGCATTGCCCGCACCACTGCTCAGGCTCGTCAGTACGTGGTTCACCGTCACATCATGGTAGACGGCAACATCGTCGATCGTCCTTCTTACCGCGTCAAGCCTGGCCAGACCATTCAGGTCAAGCCCAAGAGCCAGACCACGGTTCCTTTCCAGATTGCAGCCGAAGGCGTTCACCGCGACGTTCTTCCCGCAGTTCCCGGTTACTTGGATGTCGACTTGGCTTCCCTCAAGGCCACGGTTACCCGTGTTCCTGAGGTTTCCGAGATCCCGGTTCAGGTCAACATTCAGTACGTGGTCGAGTTCTACGCCCGCTGATGCGTAACGGCTGAAAAGCCGATACAAACTTCACAACGCTCTTGCGCGAAATATTGCGCAAGAGCGTTGTTTTGTTATATCTGGGTTTGGATGGGCAAGCTTCTAGTGTGATCATTAGAGTTTGGCCCAATCACTGCCCGCACAATCGCACTGCGGGCTTATATATGAATCAGGAGTGATGTCAGCGATCCATTGCTGCGGTAACGATTGAGTTCACAATGGAGATGATGATGCTTCCCAGAATTGACCACAAGAACCCGCGAATATGAACGCCAACGCCAAACAAGCCAATGGCAAGCCAAGAAGAAAGCGACATAAAGAACCAGTTCAGCAGGAGTGAGAAGATGCCAAATGTCACAATGGTCAAGGGCATCGTCAAAAGGCGAATCAGAGGTTTAATCGAAGCGTTGATGAGAGCCATAAAGAGGGCAAAAGCCGCAATGCCGAAAATAGGTGGTTTACCTACGGCAGTCATGCCGGGAAGTAGGAGCACCATCACACCTACCGAGATTGTCATTACCAACCAACGAGATAAGAAACTGTTCATACTCTCATTATGCAATCAATCCGCAAATCGTACTGAAAATCTTTCTCTCCGCTAAGCCTCCAATCCCCCCCCCCCACAAATGTACTCGATTTGAATTTTGGGCACTTTCTCACACAAAGTGGTCCTCGTTGTGAATTAAAGCGTGCGAAAGTGCCCAAAATACGAAAAGACAGTTTGGTGGGGTTGCTGGGGGTGAGATGGGTTCTTAGTGTGGAGCTTGGGGGAGTAGTGATGCCATAATGGAGGGATGGTATTTCGTGTGTATGCTGTCCGACACGGGCAGACTTATTTTAACCGTTATAACAGGCTGCAAGGCTGGTCGGACTCTCCGCTGACCGAGCAGGGGCTTCGCGACGCAGACCTGGCTGCGCACAAGCTGGAATCAGTTAAGTTCCAAGCGGCCTATAGTTCAGATACCAACCGCGCCCAAGTTACTGCTCAGCGTATTCTCGAACTCAATAAGTTCTCAGAGCCTATCCCGAAGCTGGAAACGGCTATGAACTTCCGAGAGCAGTTTTACGGTTACTTTGAAGGCCAAGACATGGGCGCCGCTTGGTGGGCAGCGGGTGCACCGCACGGAGCAAAGTCTTATTCCGAGATTGTTGCCCAATACGGACTTGCTGCAACTCGTGATTTTCTCAAAGAGGCCGACCCTTTCCACGATGCGGAATCTGACCAAGAATACTGGCAACGTGTCGAAACAGGCTTCCGTTTAATCGCGAGCAACTCGCAAGTGGAAGATGGCTCTCAAGTATTGCTGGTATGGCATGGGAATTCCCTCTTGAATTTCATGTATCGCTTTGCTGACCAAGACTACGATTTGAGCGAAAGGCCTGCCAACGGGTCAGTCACCATCTTTGACTTCGACCCCAGCTTGCCCTTTGAACAAGCAGTTGAGATTCAGTCATATAACCAGTAAGTGAACACTAGCGGCTTGGTATACCGGCCGCATGGTAGCCTTAGCGGGTATACGTGTCACCTGGGAAAGAGGTTAGAAAGATGGACATTGGTCAGATTGCGGGCCTGATAGCTGCCATCGCGTTTGCAATTCTCGCGGGTTTCCTTATTTATCCGCTGATTCGGCTGGGTAAGTTATTTGACCAAATCGCCGATACTGTGCGCCAAACCGGTATTCATGCCATGCCTGCCATAGATGAATCGGCCACCACAGTGCGTCAGGTCAACCAGTCACTGGCTGATGTCAACCGTATTTCTGCCGCCGCCTCCACCACTGCCGGCAACGTAGGCGCCTTGACCGACTTGTACGGTTCCATGTTGGGTAAACCTCTCATTAAGGCAGCCGCTGCAATCTATGCCTTGCGTACCACCGTTCGCTCCTTCTTCTCGGGCGGTAAAGATGAGAGTACACAAGAGTCCGGGCAGGCAACAGCCACGCCAGCGAGTGGGACTCAGGGAAGTAGGGTGTCCTAATGTTTAAGCGAATATTTTGGATTGGTACCGGCGCAGCTCTCGGTGTCATCGCAGCTTCAAAAGCCCAATCCTATGTGCGAGCCAACACGCCACAGCGCGCTCGTGAATTCGTGCTGGGGCCAGATGAGGACAACGTAGCACAGCGCACCCTAGCAGGTTTGATTACCCAATTCCAGACGGTAATGAATAGCCGCGAAGAGGAACTGAACCGGCACTATGCAGATCGTTTCAACGACTAGCTGGACTGACTCAGAGCTGATGACCTGCCCGTGATTTAAGAGCTGAGCGCTCTTCGCCGGGACGTAACTTTTGAACAGCAGGGGCACCCCCTGTAAGGAGTAAGACAGACACTATGCGCACATCAGAAATTGCGAATCGCTTCCTCACCTACTTTGAGCAGCAGGGTCACATGGTTCAGCCCTCAGCATCTCTGATCTCTTCGGATCCCACGATTCTTTTCACTATCGCTGGTATGGTGCCTTTTATCCCTTACCTGATGGGGGAGCAGACTCCACCTTCGCGCAGGATGGCTTCCAACCAGAAGTGCGTGCGTACACTTGATATTGACGAAGTTGGTAAGACAACGCGCCACGGTACTTTCTTCCAAATGCTCGGTAACTTTTCCTTTGGTGATTACTTCAAGGAAGAGGCCATCCACTACGCTTGGCAACTGCTGACCAGTTCGCAAGACCAAGGGGGCTATGGTTTCGACCCAGAGAGCCTGTGGGTCACCACGTATACAGATGATGAAGAAGCACGTTCCATTTGGAAAAATGAAGGTTTCGACCCTGCCCATATGGAGATTTTGGGTATGGAAGACAATTTCTGGACCACTGGCGGCCCCGGCCCCGGCGGCCCCTGTTCTGAAATCTACGTGGACCGTGGCCCAGCTTACGGCAAAGAGGGCGGTCCTTCAGCAGACGAGAATCGTTATATCGAAATCTGGGACTTGGTGTTTGAAAACTTCCAAGTCGACAACGTAAAGTCAAAGACTGACTTGCATATCGTTGGCGAACTCCAGAACAAAAACATCGATACTGGTGCTGGCTTGGAGCGCTTGGCCTATCTGTTGCAGGGCAAGCAGAACATCTACGAGACAGATGAAGTCTTCCCGGTAATTGAGGCAGCTCAGCGTCTCAGTGGACAGCAGTATGGCGACAACGAAGAGGCAGACGTGCGCATGCGCGTGGTGGCTGACCATGTGCGCTCGGCTCTGATGATTATGAGCGATGGAGTGCGCCCCTCAAACGTGGGCCGTGGCTATGTACTGCGTCGCCTACTGCGCCGTACCGTGCGTTCCATGCGCATGCTGGGTGTCACTGATCCAGTCTTGCCTTCTCTCTTCCCCGTCTCGAAGGAAGCTATGGTTGCTTCCTATCCTGAGCTGAACCAGACCTTCCCAGAAGTTTCCGAAGCTGCTTACGGTGAGGAAGATGCCTTCCGCCATACGCTTGAGAACGGCACCACCATTTTGGACGTGGCCGTCAATAAAGCCAAGCAGGGCAAGGAGCCGGTCGTTTCCGGCCAGGATGCTTTTACCCTTCACGACACCTACGGTTTCCCCATTGAGCTCACGCTAGAAATGGCTCAGGAACAGGGAGTGAAGGTAGACGAAGGCAAGTTCCGCGAGCTCATGAACGAGCAGAAGTCGAGGGCTCGGGCCGATGCACTCAAGAAGCGCCACAATGTGGACTTGAGCGTTTACGACGATTTGAAGAAAGAGCTGAGCCAGCCCATCGAATTCTTGGGTTACACGGACTTCTCTAGCCGTGCCCGTGTGCTTGGAATTGTGCAAGAAGGTAAGGGCGCTGTGCCTGCCGTAAGCGCTCCAGCGACTGTAGAAGTGATTCTTGATCGCACACCTTTCTATGCGCAAGCAGGCGGCCAGTTGGCCGATCAGGGCGAGATTCTTAGCGATGATGGTGCTGTGCTTGAGGTCGACGATGTGCAGAAGCCGGTGAAGGGCTTAATCGCCCACCAGTGCCGCTTAACTGAAGGTACATTAACATTAGATGCACAGGTGACGGCAACTATCGATCCTGAGCGCCGTGGAGCCATTGCTCGCTCCCACACCGCTACGCACATGGTGCACAAGGCTCTACAGGAAGAGTTAGGGCCGCAGGCTACCCAGCGAGGTTCTGAGGATGCGCCCAACCGTCTTCGCTTTGACTTCCAGTGGTCTTCGGCCCCCAGCCGGGATGCTATGGAATCGGTAGAAGCGCGTGTCAACGATCGTTTGCGCGACAATCTTGCCGTTACCACGCAAGAGATGAAGTTTGACGATGCTATCGCACTTGGCGCTATGCACATCTTCGGCGAGAAGTACGGAGACATTGTCCGAGTGGTTTCGATTGGTGCGGATGGTTGGAGCCGAGAGCTGTGCGGCGGCACCCACGTAGACCATGTAGGCAAGATTGGCACTGTCTCGATTATGTCGGAAGCCTCAGTAGGCACCGGCGTACGAAGGGTCGATGCTGTAGTTGGCCAGGGAGCTTACGAATATAATGCTCGTGAACACGCTCTCGTTTCTCAGCTTTCCGACAAGCTCGGTGCCCGCCCAGACGATTTGGCGGAGCGTGTCTCTAACTTGCTGGCTAAGCTCAAAGAGTCTGACCGCCGTCTGAATCAGATGTATGAGGATCAGCTAGCTCAAACAGTACCGGCACTTGTTCAGCAGGCTCAGGAGTCTCCTGCAACAGTCAAGATTGCAGCTCGTAATGTCGGTCATTTCGGCTCCATTGAAGCCTTGCGCAAGACTGTAACTCAGGTACGCGCTCAGCTAGGCGATCAGGCTCCAACCGTAGTCGCACTGGCTGGTGTGAATGAGGAAGAGAAGCCGATCGTGCTCGTTGCTACCAACGAATCTGCTCGCAAGATGGGATTGAAAGCTGGCGACTTGGTCCGTGGCGCTTCTCAGATGCTGGGTGGTGGTGGCGGCGGCAAGCCTGACTTCGCCCAAGGCGGTGGTCAAGATGCTTCGCTCATTGATGGAGCCCTGAAAGCCTTGAGTAATCAGGCCCAGCAGGTCTGAAAGGCTGTTTATGAGCCAGATACGATGGATGGGAGTGGATTTGGGCGAGGCCCGGGTTGGTCTTGCCCTGTCCGATCCGGAGCTGACGCTGGCCCACCCTGCTGGAAATATTGAAGTTAGCGGAGATTATTTCCAAGCGTTCAACCAAGTTATTGAATGTTGTGAGCAGGAAAGCGTGACCCGTATTGTTGTGGGCTATCCTTTGCTACTTAGCGGCGAAGAAGGACACAGTGCTAAGAAAGCGAAACGCTGGTCCAAATCATTGACCAGACAGCTGAAGGAGTTGGCAAGTAAAGGGCAGCTCATGCTAGTTGAGGTACCAGAAGTGGAACTTAAAGACGAACGGCTGACGACGGTGAGCGCGCACCGACAGTTGATAGAAGCAGGTTTGGGCAATAGGCAGCACCGGCCCAAGGTAGATCAGCAATCCGCTGTAGTATTATTACAGGCGGCTCTGGACGAATTCGCGCAGACACGAAGGAGCAATATTGCCTGACGATATGCATGATTTCTTTGCCAGCGATGAGCACTGGGCCAGCGCCGATGATTTGATTCCTGCAACAGCCCCTCCGCCTCCGCCTCTTTCAAGACGGCAGAAGAGACAAGCTCTTGCAGAGGCTCGCGAGCGTGCCAAACGACGGAGAATAATCGGTCTCGTTATAGCTGTCATAGCTTGCGTTTCAGTGGTGGTATGCGCTGTAATAGGGGTGAACTTTATTCGTAACGCTTCCAATCGCTTTGAACCTACAAAAACCATTGCTGCCGATTGGCCTGGTCCAGGTAGCGGTTCGGTTGAATTCTCCATCGAGACCGGACAAGGTGCAGACCTTATCGCGCGCAATCTGGTCAAAGCCGGAGTCGTAAAGTCTTCTGAAGCATTCTTGCAGGCCTTGAGCAACGAGGGAGCCACCGGTAGAATTCAACCTGGAGTGTTCCAGCTTAAGTCTCAGATGAAATCTTCGGACGTTGTAACGATTTTGACTGATCCCAAGCAAGCGGGTGGCTTCTTGGAAGTGAGAGCAGGCGACCGCGCTCGTGATGTGATTGCTCGGGCCGCTCGAATTTCGGGTCTACAACAAGCAGACTTCGACGCGATAGTCAATGCAAAGGGCAACGGTATTCTACCTCCCGAAGCAGCAGGCAGCTTTGAAGGTTGGCTGGAACCCGGAACTTACAATGTTAAAGAAATGAAATCGGCTCAACAAGTGTTGCGGACGATTGTGGACAAGCGTATCGCCAAACTCGACGCTCTGGGATTACCTCAGGGAGCTCAGCGTGAAGATTTGCTGAACATCGCCTCTATAGCTGAGGCGGAAGTCAACAAGTCCGATTATTACGGCAAAGTAGTCCGTGTGATTGACAACCGAGTCCAGCAGGGTATGACTTTGGGCATGGACAGCACTGTGGCCTACAGCAATAATGTGTCAGCTCTCAAATTAACCAACGACATGCTCAATGATTCCAGTGACCCCTACAATACGCGGGTGCATAAGGGGTTGCCTCCAACTCCGATAGGGAATGCCGGCGACCGTGCTCTCCAAGCTGCACTCAAACCTGAAGCAGGTAATTGGCTTTACTTCGTAACCGTCAATATGGATACGGGAGAGACAAAGTTTACCTCTAGCTCGCAGGAATTCAATAGCTATGTACAGGAGTACAAGGCTTGGGAATCCCAGCACAACGCTGGCTGATACAGCAGCAAGTACTTACATGCTGAGAAGGAAACTTGCTAGGGTGGTCGCTAACCCTGCCGTTACAATCACGGTAACAAACGGCAGGGGTTTGCGCTTAATTGACTGCTTCGTAAGTTGTGTAGATAGAGGCCAATGGTAATAAAATACCATTGCAACTATCCCCAATAGACCCATGAAGAGCCAGAAAAGAATGGCCGCAGGCCAGCCCAGTATTCCTATGCTCAGGCTGGCTAAAGCGGTTGCGCCCACATCTCCAAGACCAAGAGCACCGGGTCGTATGAGAGCGAGGGCTGCTTGAATGATTGCACACACTGATCCAATACTGACCGCAAGCACGATGGACCATAGATCTTGCTGTCTGACCGCACAGTATGCCAGTATGGTTAGTAACTGCACGATGACACCGAGCAGGGTCCAGGCGCGCGGAATGCGTCTGGTACGCACGTCGGAATAGGCGAGCAAGGCCACGACCGCCAGGCCGGGCAAAGGAACAAGGTAGACCACCTTCTAAGATATACATCAAGAAGCTGGTAAATACCAAAGGAGAGCTCATGTTGCGTTGGCAGACGGCTGGAGAGTCCCACGGCGAGGCCCTAGTAGCCATGATTGAGGGGCTGCCTGCTGGAATCAGCATTTGCAGTCACGATATTGCTGACGCTTTGGCTCGGCGCCGCTTAGGCTACGGTCGTGGCGCTCGTATGAATTTTGAAGAAGACCGGGTACATCTGCTAGCTGGGGTTCGTCACGGGCTAACCTTGGGTTCCCCGGTAGCTATTGAAATAGAAAATACCGAATGGCCCAAATGGGAGCAGGTCATGAGTGCAGACCCTCTGCCACAAGGTATGGAGCTATCAGCGCAGGGGCGCAATGCTCCACTGAGTAGGCCTAGGCCGGGGCATGCTGATTTGAGTGGCATGCGCAAATATGCTTTCGATGACGCGCGTCCGGTTTTGGAACGTTCGAGCGCTCGTGAAACGGCTTCCCGTGTGGCTTTAGGTACCGTAGCTGCTCATTTCTTAGAGCAGACGCTTGGTATTCGTACCGCTTCCCACGTGCTTTCTATTGGTGGAGCGGGTATCGACCGAGATGACACCAGTTATGAACTTCCTCGGCCGGAGGACCGCGAAGCCTTAGATGCATCGCCGGTGCGCACACTCGACCCTTCGGCACAAGATCAGATGATAGCCCGTATAGACCAAGCTAAGGCCGATGCTGACACGCTGGGTGGTGTTTTTGAGGTGGTGGCTTATGGCGTTCCAGCAGGTTTGGGTACACACGTCGAAGCAGACCGTCGTTTGGACGCAGCTTTGGCTTCAGCTTTTATTGGCATTCAAGCCATTAAAGGTGTGGAAATCGGTGAGGGCTTTGCTGAAGCGGAACGACCCGGTTCTCAGGCACAAGACGAAATCGTCAAAGGCGTAGACGGTCGTTTGACCCGCGAGAGCAATCGTGCTGGCGGTATTGAGGGCGGTATGTCAGATGGGCAGGTCATTCGAGTCAGGGCGGCCATGAAGCCTATCTCGTCAATTCCCAAGGCTTTGCGCACCGTCGACGTGAAGACGGGGGAGGCTGCTACCGCTATTAATCAGCGTTCTGACACTACTGCGGTGCCGGCTGCTGCGGTCATTGGTGAAGCCATGATGAATTTGGTATTGGCCCAGTTTGCTCTTGAAAAGTTTGGCGGCGATTCTGTACAAGAAGTTCGGCGCAACGCTCAGGCTTATTTAGCTTCCTGGCCGGAGGGACTGCGATGAGTCATTCTCAAGCAATGCCGCGTGCTGTTGTAATCGGCATGCCCGGTGCTGGGAAAACCCGGGTGGGTAAGATGGCTGCTTCCCTCTTGCACTTACCTTTCAAAGATGCTGACCAGCTTGTTGAAGTGCAAGTTGGGCAAACCATATCTGAGCTCATTGAGACACGGGGTGAGCGGGTTTTCCGCCAAATTGAGCGTGACGTAGTCTGTGATGAGATCCACCAGTTCGAGGGTGGTATTTTTGCTTTAGGTGGGGGTTCACCCATGACCCCCGATATTTACGATGCCTTGATGGAATATCGCCGTTTGGGCGGTACCGTAGTTTTTTTGGATGCTGACCCTGAAGAAGCTAGCACTCGAGCTGCCCACGGCTCTAAGCGCCCACTTTTGGCGAACGATGCTAAAAATCGTTGGATGGAACTCTACCGAGAGCGTCAACCGGTCTATCAAGGCTTGGCTACGGTTTCTATTCCCTCGCATGGTACTACGCCTAAAGTGATGGCTCAGCGTTTGACCGATGCTCTTTACGAGCGTGTGGTGCATGTCAGTGGTACTGAACCCTATGATGTGCGTATTGGCCCGGGGGTGAGTTCAAAGCTGCGCATCTTGCTTGGTGAGGATACATCTCGTGTGGCTTTGATACACACGAGGCCGGTGCAACGCCATGCCGACCATGTGCGAGCACTCTTGCGTCAGTCTGGTTATCAGGTGAGTGATATTGCTATACCGGATGCTGAAGCCGGTAAAAAAGTGGACGTAGCCAATGGTGTGTGGACTCGACTGGCGGAGGATGGTTTTACCCGTTCCGATGCTGTTGTGGGTCTTGGTGGGGGAGCGGTCACCGATTTGGCTGGCTTCGTGGCAGCGACTTGGATGCGGGGTATTCGCTATGTGAACTGCCCGACTTCCTTGCTCGCTATGGTCGATGCATCCGCTGGCGGCAAAACTGGTATCAATATTCCTCAGGGCAAGAATTTAGTCGGTTCATTCTATACGCCTCTCGGTGTTTTGGCAGATTTGCGCGTTCTAAACACTTTACCAACTGACATTTTTGTCGAAGGTCTGGGAGAAGTTGCCAAGTGTGGTTTCATTACTGATCCGCACATTTTGCAGATTTTGGAAGACCACGCGCAGGAGTTGCGCTCCTTCGATGGTTCGGAACCTGAGCAGTGGATTGAAGAAGTAGCAGCAGAGCTGATTGAGCGGTCTATCAGTGTGAAATCGCGTTATGTGTCGGTTGATTTGAAAGAGTCAGGTCCGCGCGAGTTTCTCAACTATGGGCACACATTAGGCCATGCTATCGAACAGATTGAGCACTTTACCTGGCGGCACGGTCAGGCGGTATCTGTTGGTATGGTCTTTGCTGCCGAGCTGTCTTCTATTGTAGGTCATATCAATCAAGATTTAGTGGATTACCATCGTGAGCTCTTGACTTCCTTGGGCTTGAGAACCTCTTGGTCGGGTGGCTCTTGGCAGCAGGTGCTCGACCTGATGCATAAAGACAAAAAGGCGCGAGGTAACCAGCTCAGATTCATTATTCTAGACGACATCGGCCATCCGGTGCACTTGAATAATCCGCCATTAGACGCTGTCCGTGAAGCGTTCGAGCGTATCCGTAGCTAAGGCTCTAGCCGCGGTATAGCGGCTGTATTGAAGAGGAGAGCATGATGAACGAGGGCAGTCACTATAGTCAATCGCAGAAGCCAACGAAGGTTGTGGTGGTCAATGGTCCCAACCTTGGGCGCTTAGGCGTGCGTGAGCCGGACGTGTATGGTCACCAGGATTTGGCAACCCTTCGGCTGGACTGTCAAGACTGGGGGCGTGAGCTTGGCTTGCAGGTAGAAGTACGCCAGAGCGATGACGAGGGCGAGGTCATCTCGTGGATGCATGAAGCCGTGGATCAGGGCACGCCAATTGTGATGAATCCGGCGGCTTTTACTCATTACAGCTACGGTCTGGCTGATGCCGCAGCCCAGGTCACTAGTGCAGGATTGCCTTTACTTGAGGTTCATATCTCCAATCCTGCCTCACGCGAAGCTTTCCGGCGGCATAGCGTTATTTCTCCAGTTGCTACTGGAACCATTACCGGCATGGGTTTCTACGGCTACAAGCTAGCTCTTGAATCGGTGGCCCACACCTTGCGAGAGAGTGCAGACTAACTATGTCTTTGCAGCGGTCTAGGAATCAAGATTCTGAGCAATCTTCTAATGTTCCTCAAGTCATCGAAGTCCTCGGTGCGCGAGTACACAATCTGAAGAATGTCGACGTACGAGTACCGCTCAACCAGTTGGTGGGTATAGCTGGGGTTTCAGGCTCCGGCAAGTCGTCATTGGCTCTAGGTGTCTTGTACGCGGAGGGCTCGCGCCGCTATTTAGATGCACTCTCAACCTACACGCGCCGCAGAATGACACAGGCGCAGAAACCCCAGGTAGACGCTGTCCGTTTCGTTCCGCCAGCGCTGGCCTTGCGTCAACGGCCGGGAGTTGGTGGGATGCGCTCAACCTTTGGCACTTCAACTGAGCTGTTGAACGTTTTACGACTCATGTTTTCGCGGCTGGCTTCCCATCGCTGCCCCAATGGGCATTATGTGCCACCCACGATGAAGGTCGCTGCTGAAATTCCTTTTGACTGCCCGGTCTGCGGA is a window encoding:
- a CDS encoding phage holin family protein gives rise to the protein MNSFLSRWLVMTISVGVMVLLLPGMTAVGKPPIFGIAAFALFMALINASIKPLIRLLTMPLTIVTFGIFSLLLNWFFMSLSSWLAIGLFGVGVHIRGFLWSILGSIIISIVNSIVTAAMDR
- the rpsD gene encoding 30S ribosomal protein S4 produces the protein MTNVQRSRRQVRLSRALGIALTPKAQRLFEKRPYAPGEHGRTRRRTESDYAIRLREKQRLRAQYGVSEKQLRAAYERGTKESGQTGDAMMRDLESRLDALVLRAGIARTTAQARQYVVHRHIMVDGNIVDRPSYRVKPGQTIQVKPKSQTTVPFQIAAEGVHRDVLPAVPGYLDVDLASLKATVTRVPEVSEIPVQVNIQYVVEFYAR
- a CDS encoding bifunctional shikimate kinase/3-dehydroquinate synthase, coding for MSHSQAMPRAVVIGMPGAGKTRVGKMAASLLHLPFKDADQLVEVQVGQTISELIETRGERVFRQIERDVVCDEIHQFEGGIFALGGGSPMTPDIYDALMEYRRLGGTVVFLDADPEEASTRAAHGSKRPLLANDAKNRWMELYRERQPVYQGLATVSIPSHGTTPKVMAQRLTDALYERVVHVSGTEPYDVRIGPGVSSKLRILLGEDTSRVALIHTRPVQRHADHVRALLRQSGYQVSDIAIPDAEAGKKVDVANGVWTRLAEDGFTRSDAVVGLGGGAVTDLAGFVAATWMRGIRYVNCPTSLLAMVDASAGGKTGINIPQGKNLVGSFYTPLGVLADLRVLNTLPTDIFVEGLGEVAKCGFITDPHILQILEDHAQELRSFDGSEPEQWIEEVAAELIERSISVKSRYVSVDLKESGPREFLNYGHTLGHAIEQIEHFTWRHGQAVSVGMVFAAELSSIVGHINQDLVDYHRELLTSLGLRTSWSGGSWQQVLDLMHKDKKARGNQLRFIILDDIGHPVHLNNPPLDAVREAFERIRS
- the mltG gene encoding endolytic transglycosylase MltG, whose protein sequence is MPDDMHDFFASDEHWASADDLIPATAPPPPPLSRRQKRQALAEARERAKRRRIIGLVIAVIACVSVVVCAVIGVNFIRNASNRFEPTKTIAADWPGPGSGSVEFSIETGQGADLIARNLVKAGVVKSSEAFLQALSNEGATGRIQPGVFQLKSQMKSSDVVTILTDPKQAGGFLEVRAGDRARDVIARAARISGLQQADFDAIVNAKGNGILPPEAAGSFEGWLEPGTYNVKEMKSAQQVLRTIVDKRIAKLDALGLPQGAQREDLLNIASIAEAEVNKSDYYGKVVRVIDNRVQQGMTLGMDSTVAYSNNVSALKLTNDMLNDSSDPYNTRVHKGLPPTPIGNAGDRALQAALKPEAGNWLYFVTVNMDTGETKFTSSSQEFNSYVQEYKAWESQHNAG
- a CDS encoding DUF948 domain-containing protein; the encoded protein is MDIGQIAGLIAAIAFAILAGFLIYPLIRLGKLFDQIADTVRQTGIHAMPAIDESATTVRQVNQSLADVNRISAAASTTAGNVGALTDLYGSMLGKPLIKAAAAIYALRTTVRSFFSGGKDESTQESGQATATPASGTQGSRVS
- the aroQ gene encoding type II 3-dehydroquinate dehydratase — encoded protein: MNEGSHYSQSQKPTKVVVVNGPNLGRLGVREPDVYGHQDLATLRLDCQDWGRELGLQVEVRQSDDEGEVISWMHEAVDQGTPIVMNPAAFTHYSYGLADAAAQVTSAGLPLLEVHISNPASREAFRRHSVISPVATGTITGMGFYGYKLALESVAHTLRESAD
- the aroC gene encoding chorismate synthase; translation: MLRWQTAGESHGEALVAMIEGLPAGISICSHDIADALARRRLGYGRGARMNFEEDRVHLLAGVRHGLTLGSPVAIEIENTEWPKWEQVMSADPLPQGMELSAQGRNAPLSRPRPGHADLSGMRKYAFDDARPVLERSSARETASRVALGTVAAHFLEQTLGIRTASHVLSIGGAGIDRDDTSYELPRPEDREALDASPVRTLDPSAQDQMIARIDQAKADADTLGGVFEVVAYGVPAGLGTHVEADRRLDAALASAFIGIQAIKGVEIGEGFAEAERPGSQAQDEIVKGVDGRLTRESNRAGGIEGGMSDGQVIRVRAAMKPISSIPKALRTVDVKTGEAATAINQRSDTTAVPAAAVIGEAMMNLVLAQFALEKFGGDSVQEVRRNAQAYLASWPEGLR
- a CDS encoding histidine phosphatase family protein; this translates as MVFRVYAVRHGQTYFNRYNRLQGWSDSPLTEQGLRDADLAAHKLESVKFQAAYSSDTNRAQVTAQRILELNKFSEPIPKLETAMNFREQFYGYFEGQDMGAAWWAAGAPHGAKSYSEIVAQYGLAATRDFLKEADPFHDAESDQEYWQRVETGFRLIASNSQVEDGSQVLLVWHGNSLLNFMYRFADQDYDLSERPANGSVTIFDFDPSLPFEQAVEIQSYNQ
- the ruvX gene encoding Holliday junction resolvase RuvX — protein: MRWMGVDLGEARVGLALSDPELTLAHPAGNIEVSGDYFQAFNQVIECCEQESVTRIVVGYPLLLSGEEGHSAKKAKRWSKSLTRQLKELASKGQLMLVEVPEVELKDERLTTVSAHRQLIEAGLGNRQHRPKVDQQSAVVLLQAALDEFAQTRRSNIA
- a CDS encoding prepilin peptidase → MVYLVPLPGLAVVALLAYSDVRTRRIPRAWTLLGVIVQLLTILAYCAVRQQDLWSIVLAVSIGSVCAIIQAALALIRPGALGLGDVGATALASLSIGILGWPAAILFWLFMGLLGIVAMVFYYHWPLSTQLTKQSIKRKPLPFVTVIVTAGLATTLASFLLSM
- the alaS gene encoding alanine--tRNA ligase, translating into MRTSEIANRFLTYFEQQGHMVQPSASLISSDPTILFTIAGMVPFIPYLMGEQTPPSRRMASNQKCVRTLDIDEVGKTTRHGTFFQMLGNFSFGDYFKEEAIHYAWQLLTSSQDQGGYGFDPESLWVTTYTDDEEARSIWKNEGFDPAHMEILGMEDNFWTTGGPGPGGPCSEIYVDRGPAYGKEGGPSADENRYIEIWDLVFENFQVDNVKSKTDLHIVGELQNKNIDTGAGLERLAYLLQGKQNIYETDEVFPVIEAAQRLSGQQYGDNEEADVRMRVVADHVRSALMIMSDGVRPSNVGRGYVLRRLLRRTVRSMRMLGVTDPVLPSLFPVSKEAMVASYPELNQTFPEVSEAAYGEEDAFRHTLENGTTILDVAVNKAKQGKEPVVSGQDAFTLHDTYGFPIELTLEMAQEQGVKVDEGKFRELMNEQKSRARADALKKRHNVDLSVYDDLKKELSQPIEFLGYTDFSSRARVLGIVQEGKGAVPAVSAPATVEVILDRTPFYAQAGGQLADQGEILSDDGAVLEVDDVQKPVKGLIAHQCRLTEGTLTLDAQVTATIDPERRGAIARSHTATHMVHKALQEELGPQATQRGSEDAPNRLRFDFQWSSAPSRDAMESVEARVNDRLRDNLAVTTQEMKFDDAIALGAMHIFGEKYGDIVRVVSIGADGWSRELCGGTHVDHVGKIGTVSIMSEASVGTGVRRVDAVVGQGAYEYNAREHALVSQLSDKLGARPDDLAERVSNLLAKLKESDRRLNQMYEDQLAQTVPALVQQAQESPATVKIAARNVGHFGSIEALRKTVTQVRAQLGDQAPTVVALAGVNEEEKPIVLVATNESARKMGLKAGDLVRGASQMLGGGGGGKPDFAQGGGQDASLIDGALKALSNQAQQV